Genomic segment of Vibrio natriegens NBRC 15636 = ATCC 14048 = DSM 759:
ATGGGTGTTGAAATGCCAATTGTTGACCAAATTTATCAAGTATTGTATCAAGGAAAAGACGCGCGCCTGGCAGCACAAGATTTACTTGCTCGTGACAAAAAGTCTGAAGGTAAATAGCACCCTAACGCCTCATCTGAGAAGAATATAAGTTGTCGGGTCACGGAAGAAGAACTACTCAGGATATTGAGAATGAAACACTGCGAAAAACAAAAAGTCTGGAACAAAATTGTTGCAGAAGCCCGCGAAATGTCAGAGCAGGAGCCAATGCTGGCCAGCTTTTACCACGCGACGATCATCAAGCATGAAAGTCTCGGCGCTGCCCTGAGTTACATTTTGGCCAACAAATTAGACACAGCCTCGATGCCAGCTATGGCAGTGAGGGAGGTAATTGAAGAGGCGTTTATCGCCGATCCAAACATTACCGACTGTGCGGCCTGCGACATTTGTGCCACAGTGAATCGTGACCCTGCGGTTTCTATGTACTCAATGCCCCTGCTGTATTTAAAAGGCTACCACGCGCTGCAAGGATATCGTGTCGCAAACTGGTTGTGGTCACAAGGCCGTCATGCATTAGCGACCTATCTGCAAAACCAAATTTCGGTTGCGTGTCAGGTGGATATTCACCCTGCGGCGCGAATTGGCTGTGGGATCATGCTCGACCACGCGACAGGCATCGTGATTGGTGAAACCGCCGTTGTGGAAGATGATGTATCTATCCTGCAGGACGTGACCTTAGGTGGTACGGGTAAAGAGTGCGGTGATCGTCACCCGAAAATCCGTGAAGGCGTGATGATTGGTGCCGGTGCAAAAATTCTTGGTAACATCGAAGTGGGTGAAGGTGCAAAAATTGGCTCTTGCTCCGTGGTTCTACAACCGGTTCCCCCTCACACGACCGTGGCAGGGGTACCAGCAAAAATCGTGGGCCGACCAAAAACAGATAAGCCATCACTCGATATGGACCAGGGCTTCAATGGCAAATCTCAAAGCTTTATCCATGGAGATGGTATTTAATCGCTCTCTAATTTTTATATAACAACAATGTGGTAGGTAACTCTCAAGTGCGAAAACAAAATCATCCAGTGCTCCGCTCGGCTATTTTATTAACTTGTGCTTTATCTGCCACGTTCCCTCTCACCTCTTCCGCTGTGAGTCAGCAAGAGTTGAAAGGGGTCTCCAGCGAAATCAATCGCCAGAAGAAAGCCCTCACCTCTCAAGAAAAGCAACTGAATGAACTGCAAAAATCTCTGAAAGACCAAGAGCTGGGGATCTCAGCTCTAGAAAGAGAGATCAAACAGACCAAAGCAGAGCTCACTCAAGCCGATAAAAACATCAATAACTTAGAAGAAAAGATCGCCTTACAAGAGGGTCAGCGTCAGGCGCAGGAAGAAGAGCTGAAACAGCTTCTGCAAACCTATTACGTGACTGAGCGTGCTAAAGCCAATGGGCACTTGCTCAATCAGGGCGTCGAAGAAGATCGTATCAGCCAGTACTTTCAACACTTGGCAAAAGCACGCTCCGAAATCATTGATGCCATTACCCAAACCACTCAGAAGCTGGAACACAATAAGAACCAACTTGAGCTGGAAAAAGAGCAAATTGAAACGCTGCTAAAACAGCAATCCGAAAAGCGTACCGCGCTGGCAAGTACGCAGTCGAAACGTAAACAAACGCTGAGCAAAATTCAGGGCAGCATTACCAACGACAAACGCTATCTGGCAGAGTTGCAGCGTAATGAAACTCGCCTTAAAGCCGAAATAGCTAAAGCCGCTAAGCGCAATGCGGTGCCAATGGATGGTTTAGGTAAGCAGCGCGGTAAACTACCTTGGCCAATAACAGGTAGTGTGCTGCATAACTTCGGCACTCGTCAGACTGGTCAGGTTAACTGGAAAGGCATGGTGCTATCCGCCAACTATGGCCAGCAAGTCAAAGCGGTTTATCCCGGCACTGTCGTATTCGCTGAGTACTTACGTGGTTATGGATTGGTGGTACTCCTCGACCACGGTAAAGGAGACATGACCCTTTACGGATACAATCAGGCACTAACGAAAAAAGAAGGTGATAGAGTGACAGCTGGTGAGGTTATTGCTCTTGCTGGTGATACCGGGGGTCAAGACAGAGCATCCCTTTACTTTGAGATTCGTCGTAACAGCGAAGCACAAAACCCGAAATCCTGGTTAAAACGCCTGTAAGTAAAAATAGCCT
This window contains:
- a CDS encoding murein hydrolase activator EnvC family protein; this encodes MVGNSQVRKQNHPVLRSAILLTCALSATFPLTSSAVSQQELKGVSSEINRQKKALTSQEKQLNELQKSLKDQELGISALEREIKQTKAELTQADKNINNLEEKIALQEGQRQAQEEELKQLLQTYYVTERAKANGHLLNQGVEEDRISQYFQHLAKARSEIIDAITQTTQKLEHNKNQLELEKEQIETLLKQQSEKRTALASTQSKRKQTLSKIQGSITNDKRYLAELQRNETRLKAEIAKAAKRNAVPMDGLGKQRGKLPWPITGSVLHNFGTRQTGQVNWKGMVLSANYGQQVKAVYPGTVVFAEYLRGYGLVVLLDHGKGDMTLYGYNQALTKKEGDRVTAGEVIALAGDTGGQDRASLYFEIRRNSEAQNPKSWLKRL
- the cysE gene encoding serine O-acetyltransferase, giving the protein MKHCEKQKVWNKIVAEAREMSEQEPMLASFYHATIIKHESLGAALSYILANKLDTASMPAMAVREVIEEAFIADPNITDCAACDICATVNRDPAVSMYSMPLLYLKGYHALQGYRVANWLWSQGRHALATYLQNQISVACQVDIHPAARIGCGIMLDHATGIVIGETAVVEDDVSILQDVTLGGTGKECGDRHPKIREGVMIGAGAKILGNIEVGEGAKIGSCSVVLQPVPPHTTVAGVPAKIVGRPKTDKPSLDMDQGFNGKSQSFIHGDGI